The genomic segment AGACGTTCATTAGGTTTTATTGATAAAATAGTGGAGACCATCCTGCAAAAACATTCCAAAAAGATGAAGGAAACATATCCCGATTCTTTGATCTATTTTTCGGATAGAATGGATAATAGACTTAGGATCATGTACAACTTCGAACAATCTATCTTCGTTACCAATCGTTTGGAAAGAAGTTCAGGTGGAGCGGGGCAAAATTTTGTTCCGATCGAAGAATATATAAAACTTTTGGCATTGAATAAACTAGAATCCAGATTTATTTCCGAAATTTCAGTTTTGATTCGTTATAAAAATTATACTCCTCTTGGTTATGTGCAGGTTCTATCTGACAGACCATTAGATACGGAAGATTATAATAAGATTACATTATTTGCCGCTGCAATCTCTAGAGATGTGATCGCCTCCGGATTCTTCCAAGAATCAAAAGAAAGATGTATGGCAGAAGATATAAGTAGAAGTGGACTCGGATTCTTCCATCCACAATCCATTTTCTTTTCGAGAAGTTTTGCCGTGGGGGAAATTTTACTCTGTGATATACAATTGAATCAGGAATTGAAAGGAACCTTTAGGGCAGTTATCCGAAACATCACAAACACGGATAAAATGTTTCGGATCGGTTTACAATTCTTCAACTTAAATTCCAAAGAAGAAGAGATACTGAACCAATTCGTAGATTCTAGATTAGGACCGGGAGAAGGTTCCCAAGCACCGGAATCTGCTGCCCAAGATCCGTCTCCTCCTTCCGAAGAGGAATCAGCTCCTGAAATGGAAACAATTTCGGAAGAGGTGCCTGATATGGGTTTTGAAGGAGAAGAAGAGTCTGTCTAATTCTCCAACACAAGAAGGTCTCAGAACAAAGATCGGAAAAGAAGAGGCCGGAGTTAGACTGGATGTGTTTCTTGCTTCCAGGTTTACTTATCAAT from the Leptospira andrefontaineae genome contains:
- a CDS encoding PilZ domain-containing protein; translated protein: MDRTVKETEALTKILQTLFARLPVSVEIKGRSYPAKIVGIKDGLYLLTSLPGKSDGEKTRVLFLTHNNHFFHGVFTVVQRNAGNGLELLRIQAVKVSEAKRAQGRVDLEGGGGEPIFLTNIINQLHLRRSLGFIDKIVETILQKHSKKMKETYPDSLIYFSDRMDNRLRIMYNFEQSIFVTNRLERSSGGAGQNFVPIEEYIKLLALNKLESRFISEISVLIRYKNYTPLGYVQVLSDRPLDTEDYNKITLFAAAISRDVIASGFFQESKERCMAEDISRSGLGFFHPQSIFFSRSFAVGEILLCDIQLNQELKGTFRAVIRNITNTDKMFRIGLQFFNLNSKEEEILNQFVDSRLGPGEGSQAPESAAQDPSPPSEEESAPEMETISEEVPDMGFEGEEESV